Proteins from one Bacteroidales bacterium genomic window:
- a CDS encoding EamA family transporter, with protein sequence MIILISAILLSAAILIAFKLFEKFNISVIQAIVTNYLVASVLGFIMSDNVSISTVNIKPWFLYSILTGISLIVVFNIFGYSSQKAGIAITAVASKMSIVIPISIGILFYNDTISFFNAGGIIAALASFFLILQKNKSEKIKSIWIILLPILLFLGNGINDSLLKHSERNYIHGETITFLAFSFFFSLVIGIIILSIQIASGKTKIKFKNILAGIILGLLNWGSTYYFLIGLGIFKNSFIFPVFNVSVVGISAITGYFIFREKLSSRNWIGIALALISIILITFAE encoded by the coding sequence ATGATCATTCTCATTTCCGCCATACTACTCTCGGCAGCAATTTTAATCGCTTTCAAATTATTTGAGAAATTTAACATAAGCGTCATCCAGGCTATTGTTACCAATTATCTTGTGGCTTCAGTTTTGGGCTTTATCATGTCCGATAATGTTTCTATAAGCACAGTAAATATAAAGCCATGGTTTCTTTATTCTATTCTTACAGGGATTTCACTAATTGTTGTATTTAATATTTTCGGTTATTCATCACAAAAAGCAGGAATAGCTATAACAGCAGTAGCAAGCAAAATGTCGATTGTTATCCCGATAAGTATAGGGATATTGTTTTACAACGACACCATCAGTTTTTTTAATGCCGGTGGAATTATTGCTGCATTGGCTTCATTTTTTCTGATACTCCAAAAAAATAAATCGGAGAAAATAAAAAGTATATGGATCATACTTTTACCCATTCTTTTATTTTTAGGAAATGGAATTAATGATTCATTGCTGAAACATTCCGAGCGGAATTACATTCATGGCGAAACTATTACATTCCTTGCATTCTCATTTTTCTTCAGCCTGGTAATCGGAATAATTATCCTTAGTATTCAAATTGCATCAGGAAAAACCAAAATAAAATTTAAAAATATTTTAGCCGGAATAATACTGGGATTGCTTAACTGGGGCTCAACATATTATTTCTTAATTGGACTTGGAATTTTTAAGAACAGTTTTATTTTTCCTGTTTTTAATGTTAGTGTTGTAGGAATATCAGCTATTACAGGATATTTTATTTTCAGGGAAAAGTTAAGTTCGCGAAACTGGATTGGTATTGCCCTTGCATTAATTTCCATTATTTTAATTACGTTTGCTGAATAA
- the ribD gene encoding bifunctional diaminohydroxyphosphoribosylaminopyrimidine deaminase/5-amino-6-(5-phosphoribosylamino)uracil reductase RibD — MNDDFYIKRCIELASKGLGHTAPNPMVGSVIVHENKIIGEGYHHEYGGPHAEVNAINSVEKKELLKASILYVNLEPCSHYGKTPPCAELIIKMNIPEVIIGTEDPNILVVGNGINKLTAAGIKVKSGILKESCIELNKRFFTFHQKKRPYIILKWAMTRDGFIDTKRKNNEAQRIKWITGEKTRTIVHKWRCEEQAVMTGTNTILLDNPQLTTRFWVGKNPTRIILDKNLRLPETLHVFDNSAKTIVFTGIAKENKNNIEYIVIDFTKNIIQQICDELYKKNIQSVIVEGGTILLQTFIDSGIWDEANVFTGNIEFGDGVKAPVLTVEANEKVMFENDILHIYKNKK; from the coding sequence ATGAATGACGATTTCTATATAAAAAGATGTATTGAACTGGCTTCAAAAGGCTTGGGACATACAGCGCCCAATCCAATGGTAGGCTCTGTAATTGTTCACGAAAATAAAATTATTGGCGAAGGTTATCATCATGAATATGGCGGTCCGCACGCTGAAGTTAATGCAATCAACTCCGTAGAAAAAAAAGAACTGCTGAAAGCATCCATTTTATATGTGAATCTTGAGCCCTGCTCACACTATGGAAAAACACCACCCTGCGCCGAACTTATTATTAAAATGAATATTCCTGAAGTGATCATTGGAACCGAAGACCCAAATATCCTGGTTGTAGGTAATGGGATAAATAAACTTACTGCTGCAGGAATCAAAGTAAAATCAGGCATTTTAAAAGAATCATGTATTGAACTAAATAAACGTTTTTTCACTTTTCATCAAAAGAAAAGACCTTATATTATTTTAAAATGGGCAATGACCCGCGATGGATTCATTGATACAAAAAGAAAAAACAATGAAGCTCAAAGGATAAAATGGATAACCGGTGAAAAAACAAGAACTATTGTTCACAAATGGCGTTGCGAAGAACAAGCTGTTATGACAGGTACCAATACCATTTTGCTTGATAATCCTCAATTAACAACTCGCTTCTGGGTCGGAAAAAATCCCACCAGGATTATTCTTGATAAAAATTTACGTCTTCCCGAAACGCTTCATGTATTTGATAATTCAGCAAAAACAATTGTATTCACAGGCATTGCAAAAGAAAATAAAAATAATATAGAATACATCGTTATTGATTTCACAAAAAATATTATTCAGCAAATTTGCGATGAACTTTACAAAAAAAATATTCAATCGGTAATTGTTGAAGGCGGGACAATACTTCTGCAAACCTTTATCGATAGCGGTATATGGGATGAAGCAAATGTTTTTACCGGTAATATTGAATTTGGTGATGGTGTAAAAGCCCCTGTATTAACTGTAGAAGCAAATGAAAAGGTAATGTTTGAAAATGATATTCTTCATATTTATAAAAATAAAAAATGA
- the prmC gene encoding peptide chain release factor N(5)-glutamine methyltransferase gives MKIKEAINRIDASLKNIYDEREARSIAYLVVEHLLNIPKEKILSIMEEGISIDNETMILEAMDELVKFKPVQYVTGHTSFYNCRINVNENVLIPRSETEELVDLIINGNNIIDKPIKILDIGTGSGCIAIALKKNISSSEVYATDISKAALCIAKENALNNKVEINFYHSDILDKSTWGDAREYDVIVSNPPYVRESEKKLMSKNVLDYEPSLALFVPDDSALIYYKSIADFSLIKLKPEGKLYFEINEALPDETSKMLQSKGFEEIVIRNDINGKPRFIICKKP, from the coding sequence ATGAAAATAAAAGAAGCCATTAACAGAATTGACGCATCGCTTAAAAATATTTACGATGAGCGTGAAGCCAGGAGTATTGCATATCTTGTGGTTGAGCATTTACTGAATATCCCTAAAGAAAAAATTCTTTCTATAATGGAAGAAGGAATTAGTATTGATAATGAAACAATGATTCTTGAAGCGATGGATGAACTTGTAAAGTTCAAACCTGTTCAATATGTAACAGGTCATACATCTTTTTACAATTGCAGGATCAATGTAAATGAAAATGTATTAATCCCCCGTTCGGAAACAGAAGAACTGGTTGACCTTATTATCAATGGCAACAATATTATTGATAAACCTATAAAAATATTGGATATCGGAACAGGAAGCGGATGCATTGCCATAGCGCTGAAGAAAAATATTTCATCATCGGAAGTTTATGCAACCGATATTTCTAAAGCAGCCCTATGTATTGCAAAAGAAAATGCTTTGAACAATAAAGTTGAAATCAATTTTTACCATTCTGATATTCTTGATAAATCCACATGGGGAGATGCAAGAGAATATGATGTTATTGTTAGTAATCCGCCATATGTAAGAGAATCGGAAAAAAAATTAATGAGTAAAAATGTGTTGGATTACGAACCTTCGCTTGCCCTTTTTGTTCCTGATGATTCAGCATTGATATATTATAAATCAATAGCTGATTTTTCATTAATCAAATTAAAGCCGGAAGGAAAATTATATTTTGAAATCAATGAAGCTCTACCTGATGAGACTTCTAAAATGTTGCAAAGTAAAGGTTTTGAAGAAATAGTTATCAGGAATGATATTAACGGGAAACCGCGTTTTATTATTTGTAAAAAACCTTAA
- a CDS encoding KUP/HAK/KT family potassium transporter: MSRIRKSSGIDKLTFGGLVITLGIVYGDIGTSPLYVMKAIIAGGAGTISRELIYGAISCIIWTLTLQTTLKYVIITLKADNKGEGGIFALYALIRRRVKWVFLFALVGGASLLADGIITPSITVVSAVEGLRLVNSDVPVIPIVLIIISILFLIQQFGTNYLGKSFGPLMFVWFLMMGIIGFAQLIQYPDILKSFSPYYAYELLTKYPGGFLLLGAVFLCTTGAEALYSDLGHCGAKNIRSTWVYVKTCLILNYLGQGAWILNHTSIINSGVNPFFACMPQWFIITGILIATAAAVIASQALISGSYTIISEAIQLNFWPKVKVTYPTTIKGQMFIPSINIFLWVSCIFVVLFFKESSNMEAAYGLAITITMLMTTILLSVFLRFRRRNMFIIISFLFVYLFIECSFLVANMYKFKHGGWFTILMAGILFTVMYIWYRGREIKKRFFEFLKIDNYKNIILDLSKDESVPKYASNLVYLTRADFKTDIESKIIYSIINKSPKRADTYWFIHVHVLDEPRTMEYSVETIIPGVIMRVEFRLGFKVEPKINLYFKQVIEELVKRKEINIISKYESLKSHNIMGDFRFVVIDRIQNYDFDFSPFDQFIMDLYAWLKKIGISDVKAYGLDTSNVDVEKVPLMFEKEIDMNLKRVH; encoded by the coding sequence GTGAGCAGAATTCGGAAATCTTCGGGCATTGATAAACTTACATTTGGCGGTCTTGTAATAACTCTCGGGATTGTTTATGGCGACATCGGCACTTCTCCTTTATATGTAATGAAGGCAATAATTGCAGGAGGTGCAGGAACTATTTCCAGGGAATTGATTTATGGTGCAATTTCGTGCATTATATGGACACTTACTTTGCAAACAACATTAAAATATGTTATCATAACACTTAAGGCTGATAATAAAGGTGAAGGTGGAATTTTTGCTTTATACGCACTGATAAGGAGGCGTGTAAAATGGGTCTTTCTTTTTGCTTTGGTAGGCGGCGCTTCATTGCTGGCTGATGGTATCATTACTCCTTCAATTACGGTTGTATCGGCGGTTGAAGGATTACGACTTGTTAATAGTGATGTTCCTGTTATTCCGATTGTCCTTATCATCATATCAATACTTTTTTTAATCCAGCAGTTTGGAACAAACTATTTAGGTAAATCGTTCGGTCCACTAATGTTTGTATGGTTTCTGATGATGGGCATTATAGGCTTTGCCCAGCTTATTCAATATCCTGATATTTTAAAATCTTTCAGTCCGTATTATGCATATGAATTATTAACAAAATATCCAGGTGGTTTTCTTTTACTTGGAGCCGTGTTTCTTTGTACTACCGGTGCAGAAGCATTGTATTCCGACCTGGGGCATTGTGGAGCAAAGAATATACGGTCAACCTGGGTATATGTAAAAACATGTCTTATATTAAACTATTTGGGACAGGGAGCATGGATACTGAATCATACTTCAATAATAAATTCAGGAGTAAACCCATTTTTTGCATGTATGCCCCAGTGGTTTATAATAACAGGAATTCTTATAGCTACAGCAGCAGCTGTAATTGCAAGCCAGGCATTAATCAGCGGTTCTTATACTATTATCAGCGAAGCAATACAATTAAATTTCTGGCCTAAAGTAAAAGTTACCTATCCTACAACTATAAAAGGACAGATGTTTATCCCCAGTATAAATATTTTTCTCTGGGTATCATGTATTTTTGTTGTTCTCTTCTTTAAAGAATCATCAAACATGGAAGCTGCATATGGCTTGGCAATTACTATAACCATGTTGATGACAACCATTCTGCTTTCGGTGTTTTTGCGTTTCCGAAGAAGAAACATGTTCATTATTATTTCGTTCCTCTTTGTTTATTTATTTATTGAATGTTCTTTTCTTGTTGCGAATATGTATAAATTCAAGCATGGAGGCTGGTTTACTATTTTAATGGCAGGTATACTATTTACAGTAATGTATATATGGTACAGAGGACGTGAAATTAAAAAACGCTTTTTTGAATTTTTAAAGATTGATAATTATAAAAATATTATCCTTGACCTAAGCAAAGATGAAAGTGTTCCCAAATATGCATCCAACTTAGTATACCTTACACGTGCCGATTTTAAAACGGATATCGAATCGAAAATAATTTATTCCATAATTAATAAAAGTCCCAAACGTGCCGATACATACTGGTTTATACATGTTCATGTTCTTGATGAACCCCGCACTATGGAGTATAGCGTTGAAACAATTATTCCCGGTGTTATAATGCGCGTGGAATTCAGGCTGGGGTTTAAGGTTGAACCTAAAATAAATTTATATTTCAAACAGGTTATTGAAGAACTTGTGAAACGTAAAGAGATTAACATCATCAGCAAATATGAATCGCTAAAAAGCCATAACATTATGGGCGATTTCCGTTTTGTTGTTATTGACAGGATTCAAAATTATGATTTTGATTTTTCTCCTTTTGACCAATTTATCATGGACCTATATGCATGGCTTAAGAAAATAGGGATAAGCGATGTAAAAGCATATGGTCTTGATACCAGTAATGTTGATGTAGAAAAAGTTCCCCTGATGTTTGAAAAGGAAATAGATATGAATTTAAAAAGAGTTCATTAA